A genomic segment from Bradyrhizobium sp. CB1015 encodes:
- the leuS gene encoding leucine--tRNA ligase, whose product MTSERYNARDAEPRWQRLWDEQAIFVSKNDDPRPKYYVLEMFPYPSGRIHIGHVRNYTLGDVLARFMRAKGFNVLHPMGWDAFGLPAENAAIERKVAPKAWTYDNIAAMKKQLRSIGLSLDWSREIATCDPSYYKHQQKMFLDFLRAGLAEREKRKVNWDPVDMTVLANEQVIDGRGWRSGAVVEQREMNQWVFKITKYSQELLSALDGLDRWPDKVRLMQRNWIGRSEGLLIRFALDAATTPAGESELKIFTTRPDTLFGAKFMAISADHPLAQAAAAKNPKLAEFIAEIKKIGTAQEIIDTAEKQGFDTGIRAVHPFDPSWKLPVYVANFVLMEYGTGAIFGCPAHDQRDLDFVNKYNLGNTPVVCPEGQDPNSFVITDTAYDGDGRIINSRFLDGMTIEQAKEEVAKRLETELRGNAPVGERQVNFRLRDWGISRQRYWGCPIPVIHCPKCDVVPVPDADLPVKLPDDATFDKPGNALDHHPTWKHVTCPQCGGKASRETDTMDTFVDSSWYFARFTDPWNEASPTTPAVANRMLPVDQYIGGVEHAILHLLYSRFFTRAMKATGHIALDEPFAGMFTQGMVVHETYQKADGTYVQPAEVKVEVGGNGRRATLLTTGEDIAIGPIEKMSKSKKNTVDPDDIIETYGADVARWFMLSDSPPDRDVIWSDERVQGASRFVQRLWRLVNDAVELGKAAPAARPASFGPDATALRKAAHGALDKVTTGIERLHFNVCLAHIREFTNAFSEVLQRPGQPAPDLAWAIQEASQILVQLFSPMMPHLAEECWQVLGRKGLVSEADWPKIERDLLVEDSVTLVVQVNGKKRGEVTVATAAQNPEIEAAVLGLDAVKLALDGKPVRKVIIVPKRIVNVVG is encoded by the coding sequence ATGACCTCCGAACGCTATAACGCCCGCGACGCCGAACCGCGCTGGCAACGCCTCTGGGACGAGCAGGCGATCTTCGTCTCCAAGAACGACGATCCGCGGCCGAAATATTACGTGCTCGAGATGTTCCCCTACCCGTCCGGGCGCATCCATATCGGCCATGTCCGGAATTACACGCTCGGCGACGTGCTGGCCCGCTTCATGCGCGCCAAGGGGTTCAACGTGCTGCACCCGATGGGTTGGGACGCTTTCGGCCTGCCGGCCGAGAACGCTGCGATCGAGCGCAAGGTGGCGCCGAAAGCCTGGACCTACGACAACATCGCCGCGATGAAGAAGCAGCTCCGCTCGATCGGGCTGTCGCTGGACTGGTCGCGGGAGATCGCGACCTGCGATCCCTCCTATTACAAGCACCAGCAGAAGATGTTCCTGGACTTCCTGCGCGCAGGGCTTGCCGAGCGCGAGAAGCGCAAGGTGAACTGGGACCCCGTCGACATGACGGTGCTCGCCAACGAGCAGGTGATCGACGGCCGCGGCTGGCGTTCCGGCGCCGTGGTCGAGCAGCGCGAGATGAACCAGTGGGTCTTCAAGATCACGAAGTACTCGCAGGAGCTGTTGTCGGCGCTGGACGGGCTGGACCGCTGGCCCGACAAGGTGCGGCTGATGCAGCGCAACTGGATCGGCCGCTCGGAGGGGCTGTTGATCCGCTTCGCGCTGGACGCGGCGACGACGCCGGCGGGCGAGAGCGAGCTGAAGATCTTCACGACCCGCCCGGACACGCTGTTCGGCGCCAAGTTCATGGCGATCTCGGCGGATCATCCGCTGGCGCAGGCCGCCGCGGCGAAGAACCCTAAGCTCGCGGAGTTCATCGCCGAGATCAAGAAGATCGGCACCGCGCAGGAGATCATCGACACTGCAGAGAAGCAGGGTTTCGATACCGGCATCCGCGCGGTGCATCCGTTCGATCCCTCCTGGAAGCTGCCGGTCTATGTCGCCAATTTCGTGCTGATGGAATACGGCACCGGCGCCATCTTCGGCTGCCCCGCACACGACCAGCGCGACCTCGACTTCGTCAACAAGTACAATCTCGGCAATACGCCGGTCGTATGCCCGGAAGGCCAGGACCCGAACAGCTTCGTCATCACCGACACCGCCTATGACGGTGACGGCCGCATAATCAATTCGCGCTTCCTCGACGGCATGACCATCGAGCAGGCCAAGGAAGAGGTGGCGAAGCGGCTCGAGACGGAGTTGCGCGGCAACGCGCCGGTCGGCGAGCGTCAGGTCAATTTCCGCCTGCGCGACTGGGGCATTTCACGCCAGCGCTATTGGGGCTGCCCGATTCCCGTCATTCACTGTCCGAAGTGCGACGTGGTGCCGGTGCCGGATGCCGACCTGCCCGTGAAGCTGCCTGACGATGCGACCTTCGACAAGCCCGGCAACGCGCTCGATCATCATCCGACCTGGAAGCACGTCACCTGCCCGCAATGCGGAGGCAAGGCTAGCCGCGAAACCGACACCATGGACACCTTCGTGGACTCGTCCTGGTACTTTGCGCGCTTCACCGATCCCTGGAACGAGGCTTCGCCGACGACGCCTGCGGTCGCCAATCGGATGCTGCCGGTCGACCAATATATCGGCGGCGTCGAGCACGCGATCCTGCATCTGCTCTACAGCCGCTTCTTCACCCGCGCGATGAAGGCGACGGGGCACATCGCGCTGGACGAGCCGTTCGCCGGCATGTTCACGCAAGGCATGGTGGTGCACGAGACCTACCAGAAGGCTGACGGCACCTATGTGCAGCCGGCCGAGGTGAAGGTCGAGGTCGGCGGCAACGGACGGCGCGCCACGCTGCTGACGACGGGCGAAGACATCGCGATCGGCCCGATCGAGAAGATGTCCAAGTCGAAGAAGAACACGGTCGACCCCGACGACATCATCGAGACCTATGGCGCCGACGTCGCCCGCTGGTTCATGCTGTCGGACTCCCCGCCCGACCGCGACGTGATCTGGAGCGACGAGCGCGTCCAGGGCGCCTCGCGCTTCGTGCAGCGGCTGTGGCGGCTGGTGAACGATGCCGTCGAGCTCGGTAAGGCCGCGCCGGCCGCCCGCCCGGCCAGCTTCGGCCCGGACGCCACCGCTTTGCGCAAGGCCGCCCACGGCGCGCTGGACAAGGTCACCACCGGCATCGAGCGGCTGCACTTCAACGTTTGCCTGGCCCATATCCGCGAATTCACCAATGCGTTCTCGGAAGTGCTCCAGCGCCCCGGCCAGCCCGCCCCGGATCTCGCCTGGGCGATCCAGGAGGCCAGCCAGATTCTGGTCCAGCTGTTCTCACCGATGATGCCGCACCTCGCCGAGGAGTGCTGGCAGGTTCTGGGCCGAAAGGGGCTGGTTTCGGAGGCCGATTGGCCCAAAATCGAACGCGATTTGCTGGTTGAAGACAGCGTGACTTTGGTGGTCCAGGTCAACGGCAAGAAGCGGGGTGAGGTCACAGTTGCAACAGCGGCCCAAAATCCGGAAATCGAGGCTGCCGTTTTGGGCCTCGATGCGGTAAAGCTGGCGCTGGACGGCAAGCCCGTCCGCAAGGTGATCATCGTCCCCAAGAGGATCGTGAATGTTGTCGGCTAG
- a CDS encoding GGDEF domain-containing protein, which yields MDSSFDDPDYDYAASIAGRAVRSMAEQRIAPTPANFAVWYQYFAGGHDDLRNAIDLLIDHNRPFDTRTNQDLFNTYVAPQVSAVVVDTSERLQAVMGAAKEFLATAIADNHSQMQVISRVADQGKAGVDPKLLVAQLMNELARAATRATRLEAGFAEKTRELDVIRDSLSRSEERARTDTLTGLANRRALDEFLRKAQTTAEWGEPLSVLMLDIDHFKSFNDNFGHGVGDQVLRLMANVLREKVRAQDLPARYGGEELIAVLPDADLAACAEIAERIRRAIAEATITRRSTGETLPSISVSIGVAQYRVGETMTDLIERCDRALYLAKGGGRNRVVTEIELERAGAAG from the coding sequence ATGGATTCCAGCTTCGACGATCCCGATTACGACTATGCCGCGTCCATCGCTGGGCGGGCGGTGCGGAGCATGGCTGAACAGCGGATTGCGCCGACCCCCGCCAATTTTGCGGTCTGGTACCAATATTTCGCGGGCGGCCACGACGATCTGCGCAACGCAATCGATCTCCTGATCGACCACAATCGTCCGTTCGACACCCGAACCAATCAGGATCTGTTCAACACCTACGTCGCGCCCCAGGTGAGTGCCGTCGTGGTCGACACCTCCGAGCGGCTGCAGGCCGTCATGGGGGCGGCGAAGGAGTTTCTGGCGACTGCGATCGCCGACAATCATTCGCAGATGCAGGTCATCAGCCGGGTCGCCGACCAGGGCAAGGCCGGCGTCGATCCAAAGCTGCTGGTTGCCCAGCTCATGAACGAGCTGGCGCGGGCCGCCACGCGGGCGACGCGGCTGGAGGCAGGCTTTGCGGAAAAGACCCGCGAGCTCGACGTGATCCGCGATTCGCTGTCGCGATCCGAAGAGCGCGCCCGGACCGACACGCTGACCGGGCTGGCGAACCGGCGGGCACTCGATGAATTCCTGCGCAAGGCGCAGACGACCGCGGAATGGGGCGAGCCGCTCAGCGTGCTGATGCTCGACATCGACCACTTCAAGTCCTTCAACGACAATTTCGGCCACGGTGTCGGCGACCAGGTGCTGCGCCTGATGGCCAATGTGCTGCGCGAGAAGGTTCGCGCGCAGGATCTGCCGGCCCGCTATGGCGGCGAGGAGCTGATCGCGGTGCTGCCGGACGCCGATCTGGCCGCTTGTGCCGAGATCGCCGAACGCATCAGGCGCGCGATCGCCGAAGCCACGATCACGCGTCGTTCGACCGGCGAGACCCTGCCCAGTATCAGCGTGTCGATCGGCGTGGCGCAATACCGGGTCGGCGAGACGATGACGGATCTGATCGAGCGCTGCGACCGCGCGCTCTATCTCGCCAAGGGCGGCGGTCGTAATCGTGTCGTGACGGAGATCGAGCTCGAGCGGGCCGGGGCTGCGGGCTGA
- a CDS encoding diguanylate cyclase domain-containing protein, translating to MASVSLNRKRAKLKQVLGIRARLALLAVILVAPLMLERIRSLEDTRARQIAQAAAEFTIVARHSADAQRQVISSVETILKSEAFIRASAGGISKSCDVLRASLPSSLPWIRTLLIAGQDGRIQCATNNMYVGLDLSDRPYFQQAQETGRFVLSDFIMSRPVPSPTVMAAYPVSAFSGVADAVVLATVNLDWMSKVMNNLGGRAGITAVLVDGVGTVLAAPADQHSAVGRPLDNMPLMSAIADKALRSDQDEGSLSFLAADGSRRAVSYIRIAGTNARLIASIDEDKVSAAVSRDIRTAYLQFAFVLMFVLLGALIAAEKLVIKPIEMLADMAKRVGEGDLSARAARNRLPAEFVPLARAFNAMAARLSQRERELLASNDRLTVMASIDMLSGLANRRGFQSRLDFEWMRAQQYGSELALLMIDVDHFKLFNDTYGHLEGDSCLTRLGESLSGIAADTMGFAARYGGEEFCLLLPNTDVTRAVEIGEQVRSAVLRLCLPHITSHHMIVTVSIGVAATKPNETLRPGDLIEAADAALYAAKHRGRNNVVEHGVQAITTGTAEMMMVASA from the coding sequence ATGGCAAGCGTCAGTCTCAACCGCAAACGAGCGAAACTCAAGCAGGTTCTCGGAATCCGGGCGCGGCTTGCGTTGCTCGCGGTGATTCTGGTGGCGCCCTTGATGCTCGAGCGCATTCGCTCGCTCGAAGACACGCGCGCGCGGCAGATCGCGCAGGCTGCGGCTGAATTCACCATTGTGGCAAGGCACAGCGCCGATGCGCAGCGCCAGGTGATCTCGTCGGTCGAGACCATCCTGAAATCGGAGGCCTTCATCCGCGCCTCCGCCGGCGGCATCAGCAAGAGCTGCGACGTGCTGCGCGCGAGCCTGCCGTCGAGCCTCCCCTGGATCCGCACGCTTCTGATCGCCGGCCAGGACGGCCGCATCCAATGCGCCACCAACAACATGTATGTCGGCCTCGATCTTAGTGACCGGCCGTACTTCCAGCAGGCTCAGGAAACCGGCCGCTTCGTGCTGAGCGACTTCATCATGTCGCGGCCGGTGCCGTCGCCGACGGTGATGGCGGCTTATCCGGTGTCCGCCTTCAGCGGTGTGGCCGATGCCGTCGTGCTCGCCACCGTCAATCTCGACTGGATGTCGAAGGTCATGAACAATCTGGGCGGTCGCGCCGGCATCACTGCGGTGCTGGTCGACGGCGTAGGCACCGTGCTGGCGGCACCGGCCGATCAGCACAGCGCGGTCGGCCGTCCGCTCGACAACATGCCGCTGATGTCCGCGATCGCCGACAAGGCGCTGCGGTCCGATCAGGATGAGGGTTCGCTGTCCTTCCTCGCCGCCGACGGCTCCCGCCGCGCGGTCAGCTATATCCGCATCGCCGGCACCAATGCCCGCCTGATCGCCAGCATCGACGAAGACAAGGTGTCCGCCGCGGTCAGCCGCGACATCCGTACCGCCTATCTGCAGTTCGCCTTCGTGCTCATGTTCGTCCTGCTCGGCGCGCTGATCGCCGCCGAAAAGCTCGTGATCAAGCCGATCGAGATGCTCGCCGACATGGCCAAGCGTGTCGGCGAAGGCGACCTGTCGGCCCGCGCCGCGCGCAATCGCCTGCCCGCCGAGTTCGTGCCGCTGGCCCGCGCGTTCAACGCCATGGCCGCGCGGCTGAGCCAGCGCGAACGCGAGCTGCTCGCAAGCAACGACCGCCTGACGGTGATGGCTTCGATCGACATGCTGTCCGGTCTCGCCAATCGCCGCGGCTTCCAGAGCCGGCTGGATTTCGAGTGGATGCGCGCGCAGCAATATGGCAGCGAGCTCGCGCTTCTGATGATCGACGTCGACCATTTCAAGCTGTTCAACGACACCTATGGCCATCTCGAAGGCGATTCCTGCCTGACGCGGCTCGGCGAATCGCTGTCCGGCATCGCCGCCGATACGATGGGCTTCGCGGCCCGCTACGGCGGCGAGGAGTTCTGTCTGCTGCTGCCGAACACCGACGTGACGCGCGCCGTCGAGATCGGCGAGCAGGTGCGTTCGGCCGTGCTGAGGCTCTGCCTGCCGCACATCACCTCGCACCACATGATCGTCACGGTCTCGATCGGCGTCGCTGCGACCAAGCCGAACGAGACCCTTCGCCCAGGCGACCTGATCGAAGCCGCCGACGCCGCGCTCTACGCCGCCAAGCACCGCGGCCGCAACAACGTCGTCGAGCACGGCGTGCAGGCGATCACGACCGGCACGGCCGAGATGATGATGGTGGCGAGCGCCTGA
- a CDS encoding YggS family pyridoxal phosphate-dependent enzyme: protein MTEANAAPVTGDSPNALAAVEAEIARACRDAQRDRASVTLIAVSKTFAADAITPVIAAGQRVFGENRVQEAKAKWPALTSAYPGIALHLIGPLQSNKAKEAVALFDAIHSVDRPSICQALAKEIESQNKHPQLFVQINTGEEPQKAGVAPGEADAFIASCRDTYGLTISGLMCIPPVEEPPAAHFALTAKIAARNGLTNLSMGMSADFATAIMLGATHVRVGSAIFGHR from the coding sequence ATGACAGAAGCCAACGCCGCGCCGGTAACCGGCGATTCACCAAACGCGCTCGCCGCGGTCGAAGCCGAAATTGCACGCGCCTGCAGGGACGCGCAGCGTGACCGCGCCTCCGTCACGCTGATCGCCGTGTCCAAGACGTTCGCGGCGGATGCAATTACCCCGGTTATCGCCGCCGGTCAGCGCGTATTTGGCGAGAATCGGGTGCAGGAGGCCAAAGCCAAGTGGCCGGCATTAACGTCTGCTTATCCCGGTATCGCGCTGCATCTGATCGGGCCGCTGCAATCCAACAAGGCGAAAGAGGCGGTCGCGCTGTTCGACGCCATCCATTCGGTGGACCGTCCGAGCATTTGCCAAGCGTTAGCCAAGGAAATCGAATCCCAGAACAAGCACCCGCAGCTGTTCGTTCAGATCAACACCGGCGAGGAGCCGCAGAAGGCCGGCGTCGCCCCCGGCGAGGCCGATGCCTTCATTGCGAGCTGCCGCGACACCTACGGGTTGACGATCTCCGGATTGATGTGCATCCCGCCGGTCGAGGAGCCGCCCGCCGCGCACTTTGCGCTCACCGCCAAGATCGCCGCGCGCAATGGCTTGACGAATCTCTCGATGGGCATGAGCGCCGATTTCGCCACAGCGATCATGTTAGGTGCCACCCATGTGCGCGTGGGCAGCGCGATCTTCGGGCATAGGTAG
- a CDS encoding L,D-transpeptidase has product MKNKAASVGYTKNRIAGPLSAIRVKPAAGNPRRGWLTAGALTIPVALGRGGILANKLEGDGGTPRGSFRPRQLWWRGDRHSRPRTFLPARIITDADAWCEDPRDRHYNQSIRLGEGQGGDRLKRADHLYDFIIEIDHNTRPRIAGRGSAVFLHLARDNFGPTAGCVSMTKSAMLQLLRRLGPRTKIIIG; this is encoded by the coding sequence ATGAAAAATAAAGCAGCTTCAGTCGGTTACACCAAGAATCGAATCGCCGGGCCGCTCTCGGCGATCCGCGTTAAGCCTGCTGCCGGTAATCCGCGGCGGGGCTGGCTGACGGCCGGAGCGCTGACCATTCCGGTTGCGCTGGGGCGAGGGGGCATTCTCGCCAACAAGCTCGAGGGCGATGGCGGCACCCCCAGAGGCAGCTTCCGGCCTAGGCAATTGTGGTGGCGGGGCGACCGGCACAGCCGTCCCCGGACGTTCCTGCCGGCCCGGATCATCACCGACGCGGACGCCTGGTGCGAGGATCCGCGGGACCGCCATTACAACCAGAGCATCCGGCTCGGGGAGGGGCAGGGCGGCGACCGGCTCAAGCGCGCCGATCATCTCTACGACTTCATCATCGAGATCGACCACAACACGCGACCCCGCATCGCCGGCCGCGGCAGCGCGGTGTTCCTGCACCTTGCCCGCGACAATTTCGGCCCGACCGCCGGCTGCGTCTCCATGACGAAATCTGCGATGCTGCAATTGCTGCGGCGCCTGGGCCCGCGAACAAAGATCATCATCGGGTGA
- a CDS encoding response regulator transcription factor, giving the protein MANARKILIVDDDTDLRDTLVEQLSLHEEFEASAVDTGAKGASAAKANSPDLVLMDVGLPDTDGREVVRSLRKGGFKAPIIMLTGHDTDSDTILGLESGANDYVAKPFRFAVLLARIRAQLRQHEASEDAVFSVGPYSFRPGSKMLTAANARKVRLTEKETAILRFLYRAGQMPVSRETLLQEVWGYNSGVTTHTLETHIYRLRQKIEKDAANPEILVTEAGGYKLVP; this is encoded by the coding sequence ATGGCCAATGCCCGCAAGATCCTCATCGTGGATGACGATACCGATCTGCGCGATACGTTGGTGGAGCAATTATCGCTACACGAAGAATTCGAAGCCTCCGCCGTCGATACCGGCGCCAAGGGCGCCAGCGCCGCGAAGGCCAACTCTCCCGATCTGGTCCTGATGGATGTCGGCCTGCCCGACACCGACGGCCGCGAGGTCGTCCGCTCCTTACGCAAGGGCGGCTTCAAGGCCCCGATCATCATGCTGACCGGGCACGACACCGATTCCGACACGATCTTGGGCCTGGAATCCGGCGCCAACGATTATGTGGCAAAGCCCTTCCGCTTCGCCGTGCTGCTGGCCCGCATCCGCGCCCAGCTCCGCCAGCACGAAGCCAGCGAGGACGCGGTGTTCTCGGTCGGCCCCTACTCCTTCCGTCCCGGCTCGAAGATGCTGACCGCGGCCAATGCCCGCAAGGTCCGTCTCACCGAGAAGGAGACCGCGATTCTCCGCTTCCTCTACCGGGCCGGCCAGATGCCGGTGTCGCGCGAGACCCTGCTCCAGGAGGTCTGGGGCTACAATTCCGGCGTCACGACCCACACGCTGGAAACCCACATCTACCGCCTGCGCCAGAAGATCGAGAAGGATGCCGCCAACCCGGAGATCCTGGTGACGGAAGCCGGTGGCTACAAGCTGGTGCCGTGA
- a CDS encoding cyclic nucleotide-binding domain-containing protein, with protein sequence MSIDDDVALLERVPTLRLLGDASLRMLAIGSEQRDFVRGDVLFNLGDDADAGFVVQRGAFRVEDGAGAEMIAGPGALIGELALVVPMKRPSSAIALEHSSVIRVARSLFQRVLESDPAAAVRLRDEFAVRSSQIASDILMAGAKLTS encoded by the coding sequence ATGTCAATCGACGATGATGTAGCGCTTCTCGAGCGTGTCCCGACACTGCGCCTGTTGGGAGACGCCTCGTTGCGCATGCTGGCGATCGGCTCCGAGCAGCGTGACTTCGTCCGCGGCGACGTGCTGTTCAATCTCGGCGACGACGCCGATGCCGGCTTCGTGGTCCAGCGCGGCGCCTTCCGGGTCGAGGACGGCGCCGGCGCCGAAATGATCGCCGGCCCCGGCGCACTGATCGGCGAGCTCGCGCTGGTGGTGCCGATGAAGCGGCCGTCGAGCGCGATCGCGCTGGAGCATTCTTCCGTCATCCGCGTTGCACGCAGCCTGTTCCAGCGCGTGCTCGAAAGCGATCCCGCCGCGGCGGTGCGCCTGCGCGACGAATTCGCGGTGCGCTCCAGCCAGATCGCCAGCGATATCCTGATGGCGGGTGCGAAGCTGACGAGCTGA
- a CDS encoding exodeoxyribonuclease III, producing the protein MRLSLTTWNINSVRLRIDLVAKFLKSARPEVLCLQETKCIDDAFPLKRFKRLGYEHVALNGQKGYHGVAIVSKIPFESKDIRTFCDKIDSRHISVSFGEKAGIAKPLVLHNFYVPAGGDIPDPLVNEKFDHKLRFLDEMKACEPLHPRGEDRHILVGDLNVAPHENDVWSHKQLLKVVSHTPIETEKLKAALDAGEWVDVARDRIPMSEKVYTWWSYRSPDWTVGDRGRRLDHIWVSRALKDAVSDFRILRDARSWERPSDHVPVTVTLEV; encoded by the coding sequence ATGCGTCTTTCCCTGACAACCTGGAACATCAATTCGGTGCGGCTGCGCATCGACCTGGTCGCGAAGTTTCTCAAGAGCGCGCGGCCGGAGGTGCTGTGCCTGCAGGAGACCAAGTGCATCGACGATGCCTTTCCGCTGAAGCGCTTCAAGCGGCTCGGCTACGAGCACGTCGCGCTGAACGGGCAGAAGGGCTATCACGGCGTCGCCATCGTCTCGAAGATCCCATTCGAATCGAAGGACATCCGCACCTTCTGCGACAAGATCGATTCACGCCACATCTCGGTGTCGTTCGGCGAGAAGGCGGGCATCGCAAAACCGCTGGTGCTGCATAATTTCTACGTGCCCGCGGGCGGCGACATTCCCGATCCCCTCGTGAACGAGAAGTTCGATCACAAGCTCCGCTTCCTCGACGAGATGAAGGCGTGCGAGCCGCTGCATCCGCGCGGTGAGGATCGCCACATCCTGGTCGGTGATCTCAACGTCGCCCCGCACGAGAACGACGTGTGGTCGCACAAGCAGCTTCTGAAAGTCGTCTCGCACACGCCGATCGAAACCGAGAAGCTGAAGGCGGCGCTCGATGCCGGCGAATGGGTCGACGTCGCGCGCGATCGCATTCCGATGTCGGAGAAGGTCTATACGTGGTGGAGCTACCGCTCGCCCGACTGGACGGTCGGCGATCGCGGCCGCAGGCTCGACCACATCTGGGTCTCGCGCGCGCTGAAGGACGCGGTCAGCGATTTCAGGATTCTGCGCGATGCCCGCAGCTGGGAGCGTCCGTCGGACCATGTGCCGGTGACGGTGACGCTGGAGGTGTGA
- a CDS encoding outer membrane lipoprotein carrier protein LolA — protein sequence MAGVLLVTAAMVTAASFAQTVPVPKPAPKGRDGGASAGGPAVTGATQAPPNPVIPDPRRNVPSSIFQTFDANQKAQAAKVSAYLSSLQTLVGNFVQVGPDGSKTQGDFYIQKPGKVRFEYDAPSPIDIIADGSSLVVRDRKLATQDIYPLSQTPLRFLLSDRIDLMKDTNVVAVSADDVYVSVTIEEKQALVGTSRLLLMFGAKDGQLKQWTVTDPQGYDTTVAVYNLDSSKKLDPNMFKIDFTNYGTPSPG from the coding sequence ATGGCCGGCGTGCTTCTCGTCACCGCCGCGATGGTGACCGCTGCGTCGTTCGCGCAGACCGTTCCGGTGCCGAAGCCTGCGCCGAAGGGGCGTGACGGCGGCGCGTCCGCCGGCGGACCGGCCGTCACCGGCGCAACCCAGGCGCCGCCCAACCCCGTAATCCCGGATCCGCGGCGCAACGTTCCGAGCAGCATCTTTCAGACCTTCGATGCCAACCAGAAGGCGCAGGCGGCCAAGGTCAGCGCCTATCTGTCGTCGCTGCAGACATTGGTCGGGAATTTCGTCCAGGTCGGCCCCGACGGTAGCAAGACGCAGGGCGATTTCTACATCCAGAAGCCCGGCAAGGTGCGGTTCGAATACGACGCCCCGAGCCCGATCGACATCATCGCCGACGGATCCTCGCTCGTGGTGCGCGACCGCAAGCTTGCGACCCAGGACATCTATCCGCTGTCGCAGACGCCGCTGCGCTTTCTGTTGTCCGACCGCATCGACCTGATGAAGGACACCAACGTCGTCGCCGTTTCCGCCGACGACGTCTATGTCAGCGTCACCATCGAGGAGAAGCAGGCTCTGGTCGGCACCAGCCGCCTCCTGCTGATGTTCGGCGCCAAGGACGGCCAGCTCAAGCAGTGGACCGTCACCGACCCGCAGGGCTATGACACGACGGTCGCGGTGTACAATCTGGATTCGAGCAAGAAGCTCGACCCCAACATGTTCAAGATCGATTTCACCAATTACGGCACGCCGTCGCCGGGTTGA